The proteins below are encoded in one region of Purpureocillium takamizusanense chromosome 11, complete sequence:
- the DNF1 gene encoding phospholipid transporting ATPase (COG:P~TransMembrane:10 (i148-165o171-190i520-545o565-590i1150-1166o1178-1199i1229-1250o1270-1288i1295-1315o1335-1355i)~EggNog:ENOG503NWQ9) produces MATSTATDPGTEADVHKVQTQRARWATRKMTVKSGRTKRMSLLNRMQHRRTASNEKNHPSGDDANEPPFGGGGHNPDDGDHHDGGGSDSDDDDGDAQSRTLYFNLPLPDDMLEEGHPLYSYPRNKIRTAKYTPLSFVPKNLWFQFHNVANIFFLFLVILVIFPIFGGVNPGLNAVPLIFIIVVTAIKDAIEDYRRTILDIELNNAPVHRLHNWNNVNVETDNVSDWRKFKKATSQFFGGIWHAIESLWSKKARTARQERKMRKLHPPEESEGRPSIETIRTRRSVRESLSSPFTNRDSYVSARENIQMTPVPSPTPGNGAIRIELPDAQDAKRAAALQDMKSDVINYLHAPQGAKFKKDAWKNIVVGDFVRIYNDDELPADVIILATSDPDGACYVETKNLDGETNLKVRQALRCGRKLRHARDCERAEFVIESEPPQPNLYKYNGAIRWQQLVPGFQDDDPEDMTEPITIDNLLLRGCNLRNTEWVLGVVVYTGHDTKIMMNAGITPSKRSRIAREMNFNVICNFGILLIMCLLAAIVNGVAWAKTDASLAFFEFGSIGGTAPMSGFITFWAAIIVFQNLVPISLYITLEIVRTLQAIFIFSDVEMYYEKIDQPCIPKSWNISDDVGQIEYIFSDKTGTLTQNVMEFKKATINGQPYGEAYTEAQAGMQKRLGVDVEREGQRIHAEIAAAKVKALAGLRSINENPYLHDEDVTFIAPDFVSDMAGESGPEQKAANEDFMLALALCHTVIAERDPGDPPKMVFKAQSPDEEALVATARDMGFVVLGNSSDAINLSIHGEERHYPLLNTIEFNSSRKRMSSIVRMPDGRIILYCKGADSVIYARLKRGEQPQLRRDTAEHLEMFAREGLRTLCIAKKELTEQQYREWKKEHDDAAAALENREEKLEAVAELIEQDLWLLGGTAIEDRLQDGVPDTIALLGQAGIKLWVLTGDKVETAINIGFSCNLLNNDMELVHMKVDEDETGETSDDMFLASTEQLLDQNLQLFGLTGDDNDLAAAKKSHEPPAPTHGLVIDGFTLRWALHDQLKQKFLILCKQCKSVLCCRVSPAQKAAVVAMVKNGLDVMTLSIGDGANDVAMIQEADVGVGIAGVEGRQAAMSSDYAIAQFRFLQRLVLVHGRWSYRRLAESISNFFYKNMVWTFSIFWFEIFCDFDITYLFDYTYILMFNLFFTSVPVGIMGVLDQDVSDKVSLAVPELYRRGIERLEWTQRKFWLYMIDGVYQSVMVFFIPYLLFIPSRPVTFNGLGVEDRLRFGAYIAHPAVLTINGYILINTYRWDWIMLLIVAISDLFIFFWTGVYTSFTSSGMFYHTAAQVYGEASFWAVFFIVPVICLFPRFAIKALQKVYWPYDVDIIREQEKMGKFAHLMSKDASDKMTGAAAQGSDAKSQQSSDSSKKPPKHVAYGSVDEDLRPIYPPSTATRTTTHNRTQNGSDSTNYTGNRASLDMAPVQRTSLDVPAAHGRPSMERARPSYDRMRMSMDRVRASYEASSDFTSAARLSRIESSASQQQHQHGAGRLRARLRGLSLTKSANN; encoded by the exons ATGGCCACCTCGACCGCCACCGATCCCGGCACCGAGGCCGATGTGCACAAGGTACAGACGCAGCGGGCGCGATGGGCCACCCGCAAGATGACGGTCAAGAGCGGCCGTACAAAGCGCATGTCTCTCTTGAACCGCATGCAGCACCGCAGGACCGCCTCCAATGAGAAGAACCACCCGTCCGgagacgacgccaacgagcCGCCgtttggtggtggcggccacAACCCTGATGACGGGGACCAtcacgatggcggcggctccgactcggacgacgacgacggagatgCCCAGAGCCGCACGCTCTACTTCAATCTTCCCCTCCCCGACGACATGCTCGAGGAGGGTCATCCTTTATACTCGTATCCGCGGAACAAGATCAGGACGGCAAAATACACACCACTGTCCTTTGTGCCTAAGAACTTGTGGTTTCAGTTCCACAATGTGGCCAATATCTTTTTCCTgttcctcgtcatcctggTC ATTTTCCCCATATTTGGTGGCGTGAACCCGGGCCTCAATGCCGTGCCCCTGATCTTCATCATCGTTGTGACGGCCATCAAGGACGCCATCGAGGACTACCGGAGAACGATCCTCGACATTGAGCTCAACAACGCCCCGGTCCATCGCCTTCACAATTGGAACAATGTCAACGTCGAGACGGACAACGTCTCCGACTGGCGCAAGTTCAAAAAGGCCACCTCCCAGTTCTTTGGCGGCATCTGGCACGCCATTGAGAGCCTCTGGTCCaagaaggcgaggacggccaGGCAGGAGCGCAAGATGCGCAAGCTGCATCCCCCGGAGGAAAGCGAGGGCCGCCCGTCGATCGAAACGATCCGCACCAGGCGCTCGGTGCGCGAgtcgctctcgtcgcccttCACCAACCGCGACTCGTACGTGTCTGCCCGCGAGAACATTCAGATGACGCCCGTGCCGTCTCCGACGCCCGGCAATGGCGCCATCCGCatcgagctgcccgacgcccaggacgccaagcgcgcggccgccctgcAGGACATGAAGTCGGATGTCATCAACTATCTGCACGCGCCGCAGGGGGCCAAGTTCAAAAAGGACGCCTGGAAGAACATTGTGGTGGGCGATTTTGTCCGCATCTacaacgatgacgagctgccGGCCGATGTCATCATCCTTGCCACGTCGGACCCGGACGGCGCCTGCTACGTGGAGACCAAGAACCTGGACGGCGAGACCAACCTCAAGGTCCGCCAGGCTCTCCGATGCGGCAGGAAGCTCAGACACGCGCGCGACTGCGAGAGGGCTGAGTTCGTCATCGAGAGCGAGCCCCCGCAGCCGAACCTCTACAAGTACAACGGCGCCATTCGATGGCAGCAGCTGGTGCCCGGCttccaggacgacgaccccgaGGACATGACGGAgcccatcaccatcgacAACCTGCTCCTGCGAGGATGCAACCTGCGAAACACCGAGTGGGTCCTGGGAGTGGTCGTGTACACGGGCCACGACACCAAGATCATGATGAACGCCGGCATCACGCCCAGCAAGCGGTCTAGGATTGCCCGCGAGATGAACTTCAACGTCATTTGCAACTTTggcatcctcctcatcatgTGTCTGCTGGCGGCGATTGTCAACGGAGTGGCCTGGGCGAAGACGGACGCCTCGTTGGCCTTTTTCGAATTTGGGTCAATTGGTGGCACCGCCCCTATGAGCGGCTTCATCACCTTTTGGGCCGCCATCATTGTCTTCCAGAACTTGGTTCCCATCTCCCTGTACATTACCCTCGAGATTGTTCGCACGCTCCAggccatcttcatcttcagCGACGTGGAGATGTACTACGAGAAGATTGACCAGCCGTGCATCCCCAAGTCGTGGAACATTTCCGACGACGTGGGCCAGATTGAGTACATCTTTTCCGACAAGACGGGCACGCTCACCCAGAATGTCATGGAGTTCAAGAAGGCGACCATCAACGGCCAGCCGTACGGCGAGGCCTACACGGAAGCGCAGGCCGGCATGCAGAAGcggctgggcgtcgacgtcgaaaGGGAGGGCCAGCGGATCCACGCCGAGATtgccgcggccaaggtcaaggcaCTCGCGGGACTCCGCAGCATCAACGAAAACCCGTACCtccacgacgaggacgtcacCTTCATCGCCCCGGATTTCGTGTCGGACATGGCAGGCGAGTCGGGGCCGGAGCAGAAGGCGGCCAACGAGGACTTTatgctggccctggccctgtgCCACACGGTCATTGCCGAGAGGGACCCCGGCGACCCGCCCAAAATGGTCTTCAAGGCCCAgtcgcccgacgaggaggccctcgtcgccacggcgcgcgacATGGGCTTCGTGGTCCTGGGCAACTCgagcgacgccatcaacCTCAGCAtccacggcgaggagcggcacTACCCGCTCCTCAACACCATCGAGTTCAACTCGAGCAGGAAGAGGATGAGCTCCATTGTGCGCATGCCCGACGGGCGCATCATCCTGTACTGCAAGGGCGCCGACTCGGTCATCTACGCGCGGCTGAAAcgcggcgagcagccgcagctgagGCGGGACACGGCCGAGCACCTGGAGATGTTCGCCAGGGAAGGCCTGCGGACGCTCTGCAtcgccaagaaggagctgACGGAGCAGCAGTACCGAGAGTGGAAGAaggagcacgacgacgccgccgccgccctcgagaaccgcgaggagaagctcgaggcggtcgccgagctcatcgagcAGGACCtctggctgctgggcggcacCGCCATCGAGGATCGCCTCCAGGACGGCGTGCCCGACACCAtcgccctgctcggccaGGCCGGCATCAAGCTCTGGGTCCTGACGGGCGACAAGGTGGAGACGGCCATCAACATCGGCTTCTCGTGCAACCTGCTCAACAACGACATGGAGCTGGTGCACATGaaggtggacgaggacgagacgggcgagacgagcGACGACATGTTCCTCGCGTCGAcggagcagctgctcgaccAGAACCTGCAGCTGTTTGGCCTcacgggcgacgacaacgacctggcggcggccaagaagagccacgagccgccggcccccacgcacggcctcgtcatcgacggctTCACCCTGCGGTGGGCGCTCCACGACCAGCTCAAGCAAAAGTTTTTGATCCTCTGCAAGCAGTGCAAGTCGGTCCTGTGCTGCCGCGTCAGCCCCGCGcaaaaggccgccgtcgtcgccatggtcaAGAACGGCCTGGACGTCATGACGCTGtccatcggcgacggcgccaacgacgtgGCCATGATCcaggaggccgacgtcggcgtgggcatcgcgggcgtcgagggccgccaggcggccatgtcgtccGACTACGCCATCGCGCAGTTCCGCTTCCTGcagcggctggtgctggtcCACGGCCGGTGGTCGTACCGCCGGCTGGCCGAGAGCATCAGCAACTTCTTCTACAAGAACATGGTCTGGACGTTTAGCATCTTTTGGTTCGAGATCTTTTGCGACTTTGACATTACGTACCTGTTCGACTACACCTACATTCTCATGTTCAACCTCTTCTTCACCTCGGTGCCCGTCGGCATCATGGGCGTGCTGGACCAGGACGTGTCGGACAAGGTGTCGCTGGCCGTGCCGGAGCTGTATcgccgcggcatcgagcGGCTGGAGTGGACACAGCGCAAGTTTTG GCTCTACATGATTGACGGCGTGTACCAGTCCGTCATGGTCTTCTTCATCCCCTACCTGCTCTTCATCCCCTCGAGGCCGGTGACGTTCAACGgcctgggcgtcgaggacagGCTGCGCTTCGGCGCCTACATTGCGCACCCGGCCGTGTTGACCATCAACGGATACATCCTGATCAACACGTATCGGTGGGACTGGATCATGCTGCTCATCGTGGCCATTAGCGACCTGTTCATCTTCTTCTGGACGGGCGTGTACACGTCGTTTACGTCGTCGGGCATGTTCTACcacacggcggcgcaggtgtacggcgaggcgtcgttctgggccgtcttcttcatcgtgCCCGTCATCTGCCTGTTCCCGCGCTTCGCCATCAAGGCGCTCCAGAAGGTGTACTGGCCGTacgacgtcgacatcatcCGGGAGCAGGAGAAGATGGGAAAGTTTGCGCACCTGATGAGCAAGGACGCGTCGGACAAGatgacgggggcggcggcgcagggcagcgACGCCAAGAGCCAACAGTCGTCGGACAGCTCCAAGAAGCCGCCAAAGCACGTGGCGTACGGGAgcgtggacgaggacctgcGGCCCATCTacccgccgtcgacggcgacgcggacgacgacgcacaaCCGGACGCAAAACGGCAGCGACTCGACCAACTACACGGGCAACCGGGCGTCGCTCGACATGGCGCCCGTGCAGCGCACGTCGCTGgacgtgccggcggcgcacgggcggccgtcgatggAGAGGGCGCGTCCGTCGTACGACCGGATGCGCATGTCCATGGACCGGGTGCGCGCCAGCTACGAGGCCAGCAGCGACttcacgtcggcggcgcggctgtcTCGCATCGAGTcgagcgccagccagcaacagcaccagcacgggGCCGGGCGGCTCCGCGCCAGGCTGCGCGGGCTGTCGCTGACCAAGAGTGCCAATAACTAG